One Gemmatimonadaceae bacterium genomic window, GACCTGATCTCCAATCATCTGTACTGCGCGAATCTTGTAGCAGTACTCGGTAGTCGGTGAAAGGCCCTGATCGCTGTAGCTGATGGCATTTTCGCCTGTGACAGTCAGCAGCGAAAACACACTGCCTTGAGGGTAGCCAGAGCGGTGCACCTCGAAGTGGGTCTCGTTGCTCGAGTTGTCCTGCCACTGTATTTCAATGCGGTTGTCAGATGGTGCGACAGCAGAAGCGTTCGATGGTGCAGCCACCGGCGGCGCCGTCGTGGCGCACGCCGTATTGGAGAACACGGAGTTGATAGTCCTCCTTTTGATAACCGCCACCGCGACAACGGCATAACAATACTGCACGCCAGGTTCGAGCATTGTATTCTTGAAAGTCGTTGTATTGTCGGCGGTATAGGCCAACCACGTGAAGGCGCCGGTCGCACCTGTGAGGGACCGGTAGATATCGAACCTCGTCTCATTGCTCGAATTGTCCCGCCAGCTGACATCTATCTGCGCAGCGGAGTATGTGGTAGCGAGAGCGTTCGATGGCGCCGCCACCTCTGACCCACCGCCCACCCTGGCAGCAGCGATGTCCTGGCCTGTCATGAAAGGTTCGAGGGGCTGACCGCTTTCGCAGCCGACAAGCAGCATGGCCGAAGCGGAGACAATTATGAGGACCGTCGGGGGCCGTCGCATGAACGCCTCTCGAGACCGAAGGTATGGGGCGCCGCGCGACGGTGGGTCCGGCGAATCAGCAGCCTCTGACCGTGGACGCGCTAACGAACCCCGAAACCGGACATGGTGGGTGCGCTCGTAATCGAGAGACCTGCGGATACGAGGGCTGCCCATAACCGTCCCACCATTCACAGTCATGCAGGCCTGATGGCATAGCGCCTGAGTATCGAGCGCCATCCCCGCTCTTGACAGTTCGCCCCGAATAGGGCCATAGACTTGTTCGCTCGGCACCAGCGAACGGCCGCTCGGAGGCGCAAGCGCCGTTCCCTGGTTGACGCTCGAGCGTCACTGCACAACGGAGCTCGACCATTCCCTTCACAGTCGTGGGAAGGCTGCGCAATGCAATGTGCGTCGTGCCGCTCGCGCTCGCCGCCGGGTGCGGCACGAAAACCGAGGACGAGCGCAGCATCATCGGGTATGCACAGGTATCGTCCTCGCTGCCACTGGACGATGCGCGCGACGGATTTTTCCGCGCCCTGGCCGACTCGGGATACGTCCGCGACTCGACCATAACCATTCTCGAGCGCAACGCGCAGGGCGACATCCCTACGCTCGCACTGATAATGAGCGAGTTCGTACAGCAGGGAGTCACTCATGTCGCAACGATTTCCTCTGTCGCCACGCAGGCCGCGCTGAAGGCGATCACCGATCGGCCCATCATATTCGGCGCTGTCGCGAATCCCTATGTCATCGGCGCCGGAACATCCCCAACGAATCATCGGCCCAACGTCACAGGCGCTGAGATTCCTCTCCCTGTCGACTCCGCAGTCTTCCTCGCGCACAGGACTTTCCCTGAAGTGGGGGTCTGGGGGACGCTGTTCGACCCCGCTGATCCGTTCGCAGAGTTCTATCTGGAGAAGGCCAAGAGAGCGGCGGCCGCCGCCGGTATTCGCTTCGTGACCGTTGCGTGCACCGGTCCGGGAGACATTGGCGCGGGGATCCAGGCGCTCAAGGCGAATGGCGCGCGTGGCGTAGTGCAGATCCCGAGCGTGATGATTGGCGGGGCATTTTCCGCGGTGGTGAAGGCCACGCGGCAGGCGAACCTGCCGCTCATCGCGACCAACACGAGCAATCAGGGTGCACCCATTGCCATGGGCCTTAGCTTTTTCGCCAATGGCTATGACATGGGGCTGATCATGATCCGCGTGCTGCGCGGGGAAGATCCGGCCACCATTCCCTTTCAGGTCGCGCAAAACCGTCAGATCATAGTCGACCTGAACGCGGCGCGTGAATACGGGATCACCATTCCTCCCGCACTGGTCAGCCGCGCCGACTCGGTAATCGGCATGAGCGCGGCTAGCGCGTCCTCGAACATTGGTCCGGCCCCTCTCAACCAGCAGCCGGTAAGGCGGCGCAGCAATCCGCTGGAGTTCTGGCTTGTCGCTGTCACCCAGGGACTCGCGTTCGCCGCGCTCGCGTGGGGTGTGTATCTGTCGTCTCGCGTCCTCCACTTCGCGGACATCAGTCCCGATGGAACCTTCCCCCTCGGCGGAGCGGTGGCGGCATCCATGATCGTTGCGGGCAGCGATCCGCTCATGGCCACGTTCGTCGCGCTTCTGGCGGGAATGGTCGCAGGCTACGTCACGGGGGTTCTGCACACGCGACTGGGAGTGAAA contains:
- a CDS encoding fibronectin type III domain-containing protein; amino-acid sequence: MRRPPTVLIIVSASAMLLVGCESGQPLEPFMTGQDIAAARVGGGSEVAAPSNALATTYSAAQIDVSWRDNSSNETRFDIYRSLTGATGAFTWLAYTADNTTTFKNTMLEPGVQYCYAVVAVAVIKRRTINSVFSNTACATTAPPVAAPSNASAVAPSDNRIEIQWQDNSSNETHFEVHRSGYPQGSVFSLLTVTGENAISYSDQGLSPTTEYCYKIRAVQMIGDQVSVWPFSNIACAWTLPSAASSATATPNNSYVVVVDWTAIGIYFRIERSTDGGVVWNTAGTAENTRSFWDNVQPEQAVCYRVVSYNTSGEAPPSNTDCTTPAARPTEVAWSTVDASTVELTWRDNSSVEDGYEVRAMYDDCWRDWDGVEYCDGYIESVIAVLPANTTSFRKSGVGSKVSVYAMKDGGYSTGGISP
- a CDS encoding ABC transporter substrate binding protein; this encodes MGRLRNAMCVVPLALAAGCGTKTEDERSIIGYAQVSSSLPLDDARDGFFRALADSGYVRDSTITILERNAQGDIPTLALIMSEFVQQGVTHVATISSVATQAALKAITDRPIIFGAVANPYVIGAGTSPTNHRPNVTGAEIPLPVDSAVFLAHRTFPEVGVWGTLFDPADPFAEFYLEKAKRAAAAAGIRFVTVACTGPGDIGAGIQALKANGARGVVQIPSVMIGGAFSAVVKATRQANLPLIATNTSNQGAPIAMGLSFFANGYDMGLIMIRVLRGEDPATIPFQVAQNRQIIVDLNAAREYGITIPPALVSRADSVIGMSAASASSNIGPAPLNQQPVRRRSNPLEFWLVAVTQGLAFAALAWGVYLSSRVLHFADISPDGTFPLGGAVAASMIVAGSDPLMATFVALLAGMVAGYVTGVLHTRLGVKDLLAGILVMTALYSVNLHVMGKSNVSLLDIHTLVEDVHRIIPASVNWSDDLSLGVLFFAIALVLGGILTWYLRTDFGMAMRAVGDNPAMITAQGVDRRRMIELGLAIANGLVAFSGALMAQQQGFADVGMGVGTLVAGMAAVIMGETLLFNRRGLGVTIIMVAAGAVLFRGLVALALRAGLNPIDLKLATAAFVLAALALPKLRYRRRARAAAAR